The following coding sequences lie in one Zingiber officinale cultivar Zhangliang chromosome 2B, Zo_v1.1, whole genome shotgun sequence genomic window:
- the LOC122048757 gene encoding 2-methoxy-6-polyprenyl-1,4-benzoquinol methylase, mitochondrial-like, with protein MEVLKQRLFLNNDWYTAFHVSDGIGSVSHNAMHDSFAETEGQTQIFICDINPKMLNIGKKSATLDVRYTENNYLHWVEGNAKALSFEDGSMDGYTIEFGIRNVTHIEKALAKAYRFFFSSHALDQTSFDFALQSNLKE; from the exons ATGGAAGTACTAAAGCAAAGATTGTTCTTGAACAATGACT GGTATACAGCTTTTCACGTGTCGGATGGCATTGGAAGTGTCAGTCATAATGCCATGCATGATAGTTTTGCTGAAACAGAAGGACAAACACAAATCTTTATATGTGACATTAACCCAAAAATGTTGAATATTGGCAAGAAGAGTGCTACCTTAGACGTAC GATATACAGAAAACAACTATCTGCATTGGGTGGAAGGAAATGCAAAAGCATTGAGTTTTGAGGATGGGTCAATGGATGGTTACACGATCGAGTTTGGTATTAGAAATGTAACACACATTGAGAAAGCTCTTGCAAAAGCCTATAG gtttttcttttcttcccaTGCACTTGATCAAACTTCATTCGACTTTGCTCTTCAGTCTAACTTAAAGGAGTGA